One genomic window of Mus musculus strain C57BL/6J chromosome 4, GRCm38.p6 C57BL/6J includes the following:
- the Baat gene encoding bile acid-CoA:amino acid N-acyltransferase codes for MAKLTAVPLSALVDEPVHIQVTGLAPFQVVCLQASLKDEKGNLFSSQAFYRASEVGEVDLEHDPSLGGDYMGVHPMGLFWSLKPEKLLGRLIKRDVMNSPYQIHIKACHPYFPLQDIVVSPPLDSLTLERWYVAPGVKRIQVKESRIRGALFLPPGEGPFPGVIDLFGGAGGLMEFRASLLASRGFATLALAYWNYDDLPSRLEKVDLEYFEEGVEFLLRHPKVLGPGVGILSVCIGAEIGLSMAINLKQIRATVLINGPNFVSQSPHVYHGQVYPPVPSNEEFVVTNALGLVEFYRTFQETADKDSKYCFPIEKAHGHFLFVVGEDDKNLNSKVHANQAIAQLMKNGKKNWTLLSYPGAGHLIEPPYTPLCQASRMPILIPSLSWGGEVIPHAAAQEHSWKEIQKFLKQHLLPDLSSQL; via the exons ATGGCCAAGCTGACAGCTGTTCCTCTCAGTGCTCTTGTTGATGAGCCTGTGCACATCCAGGTCACAGGCCTGGCCCCCTTTCAGGTGGTGTGCCTTCAGGCATCACTGAAAGATGAGAAGGGAAACCTGTTTAGTTCTCAGGCCTTCTACAGGGCCAGTGAAGTGGGTGAGGTAGATCTGGAGCATGACCCCTCACTTGGAGGAGACTATATGGGGGTCCACCCCATGGGCCTTTTCTGGTCCTTGAAACCTGAAAAGCTATTGGGTAGATTGATAAAAAGAGATGTGATGAATAGCCCCTACCAAATCCACATAAAAGCTTGCCATCCATACTTTCCATTACAAGACATAGTCGTCAGTCCTCCCTTGGATAGCCTGACTCTGGAAAGGTGGTATGTGGCACCTGGGGTCAAGAGGATCCAGGTAAAGGAAAGCCGCATCCGGGGAgccctgtttctgcctccag GAGAAGGTCCTTTTCCAggggtcattgacttgtttggagGTGCTGGTGGATTGATGGAGTTCCGGGCCAGTCTTCTGGCAAGTCGTGGCTTTGCCACCTTAGCTCTGGCTTACTGGAACTATGATGACCTGCCTTCTCGACTGGAGAAGGTAGATCTAGAATATTTTGAAGAAGGTGTAGAGTTTCTCCTGAGACATCCTAAG gtccTCGGCCCAGGTGTTGGCATCCTTTCTGTATGCATTGGAGCAGAGATTGGACTTTCTATGGCTATTAACCTAAAACAAATAAGAGCCACTGTACTTATCAATGGGCCTAATTTTGTTTCTCAAAGTCCACATGTATATCATGGTCAGGTCTACCCACCTGTACCCAGTAATGAAGAGTTTGTAGTCACCAATGCCTTGGGACTTGTAGAATTCTATCGAACCTTTCAGGAAACTGCAGATAAGGACAGCAAATATTGTTTTCCCATTGAAAAAGCTCATGGACATTTCCTTTTTGTGGTTGGAGAAGATGATAAAAATCTCAACAGCAAAGTGCATGCTAATCAAGCCATAGCACAGCTGatgaaaaatggaaagaagaatTGGACTCTGCTGTCTTACCCTGGGGCAGGTCACCTGATTGAGCCTCCCTATACCCCACTGTGCCAAGCCTCAAGGATGCCCATTTTGATCCCAAGCCTCAGCTGGGGAGGAGAGGTTATCCCCCATGCAGCTGCACAGGAGCATTcttggaaggagatacagaaatTTCTCAAGCAGCATCTCCTTCCAGATTTGAGCAGTCAGCTCTGA
- the Baat gene encoding bile acid-CoA:amino acid N-acyltransferase isoform X1 — MEFRASLLASRGFATLALAYWNYDDLPSRLEKVDLEYFEEGVEFLLRHPKVLGPGVGILSVCIGAEIGLSMAINLKQIRATVLINGPNFVSQSPHVYHGQVYPPVPSNEEFVVTNALGLVEFYRTFQETADKDSKYCFPIEKAHGHFLFVVGEDDKNLNSKVHANQAIAQLMKNGKKNWTLLSYPGAGHLIEPPYTPLCQASRMPILIPSLSWGGEVIPHAAAQEHSWKEIQKFLKQHLLPDLSSQL; from the exons ATGGAGTTCCGGGCCAGTCTTCTGGCAAGTCGTGGCTTTGCCACCTTAGCTCTGGCTTACTGGAACTATGATGACCTGCCTTCTCGACTGGAGAAGGTAGATCTAGAATATTTTGAAGAAGGTGTAGAGTTTCTCCTGAGACATCCTAAG gtccTCGGCCCAGGTGTTGGCATCCTTTCTGTATGCATTGGAGCAGAGATTGGACTTTCTATGGCTATTAACCTAAAACAAATAAGAGCCACTGTACTTATCAATGGGCCTAATTTTGTTTCTCAAAGTCCACATGTATATCATGGTCAGGTCTACCCACCTGTACCCAGTAATGAAGAGTTTGTAGTCACCAATGCCTTGGGACTTGTAGAATTCTATCGAACCTTTCAGGAAACTGCAGATAAGGACAGCAAATATTGTTTTCCCATTGAAAAAGCTCATGGACATTTCCTTTTTGTGGTTGGAGAAGATGATAAAAATCTCAACAGCAAAGTGCATGCTAATCAAGCCATAGCACAGCTGatgaaaaatggaaagaagaatTGGACTCTGCTGTCTTACCCTGGGGCAGGTCACCTGATTGAGCCTCCCTATACCCCACTGTGCCAAGCCTCAAGGATGCCCATTTTGATCCCAAGCCTCAGCTGGGGAGGAGAGGTTATCCCCCATGCAGCTGCACAGGAGCATTcttggaaggagatacagaaatTTCTCAAGCAGCATCTCCTTCCAGATTTGAGCAGTCAGCTCTGA